The Raphanus sativus cultivar WK10039 chromosome 6, ASM80110v3, whole genome shotgun sequence sequence TCTGACCGACAAGTTAGATAAATAGGTTGAGTAAATGATGCCTAGTAAAAGATTTTGTGTAGTAATGTTTTGGTGATTAGAACCCACCGCAAGCCCTACGGTCACACTAAGAAGATCAATTGTGTTCTTCCCAGTTACAAGATTAATTGGGATGTCCAAAGAAATCTTCTGTTTTCCATTTCCACTTCCTACAACCAAGAATCAATTCTACTCAGTTGCAAAAATTTACTTCCATCTCCTTGTGAAAACTCAAAgagtaacatatatatatttaccagCAAGTTTTCCATTTATAAAAGCATACACCAGTTGGCCAATGGACTGGACGTGAAGGACTGCTTTAGATCCTTCATCAAGGAAAGTCTCATCGCCCTTAATATCCATCCTGTTTTAGATAATAATACAATGGTAAAACctctgctttttttttggtaagaagaTGGAAAAAAGAAAACGGCTCAAGCCTTACCTCAGTGAGTACCACAAGTAGTCGCTTTTATCAGCTGTTGTGTTTATCTGCTCTAACAATCCAGGTTTCACGAATGCATCAGCCTTGGAGATTCCAACAGGTTCTTTAATGTAACTCCATTGCGATCCTAGTTCCGCAGATGAATCAGCATTTGGCTTTAGTGATTGACGAGCAAATGCGGTGGACTCGGTTGCAGAATTTATCTACATTTCAAGATTGGTATCAGTTGTTTTGTTGCCATGTGGAATATGTTTTTTAAGACATGCTAATAATGATAACGGACCTTTGCTGTGTTGAAAGCTACATTCTTGCAATCTGGCAAGATGCTAACGGACCATGCAGGCAAGCGATATGATTTGCCATTAAAAGTCACAGTTGCATCAGATTTTGTGCCGATATTTGCAAGAAAAGCAGCGCATGATCCAGTTGAAGTTTTATATACAGCTGCCTGTGTAAGTCGAAtcatattatatgtaaaaaaatgatttaaatcaAAAGCATGTTGCAAGAAGTGGAGTGACATTGAAGTTTTATTGTTGTTGTTACCTCCAAATTTGAACCTAGAGAAGTAATTTTTGGATCTGTAGCAATCAAGGCGTCTTCACAAAGCTTGATAGCCTTGTGTAGATCTCGCAAGTGTCCCCATTTAGGCTGTCTGAGAAGTCctgcagcaaaaaaaaaaaagacaaaatcaaCATCTCTTCAGTAATTCAAAGACAATTACAGAtccaagaagaaaagaaacacaTGTCCAGTGGTAGAATCCTTACCATACTCATCAATGGGAGCATCATAGTCATAACTTGTTGAGATTAAGGGTCCTCCACTTGTTCTTTCAAAGTTTGTTCCACCGTGATActgaacaagaacaagaacaagaccaagataaaattaaaaaaacattgtaACAAAAGCTTCAGTAATTAATCAATAGCAACAAGAAAGTAGAACATTAAGAGAAAAACAATTGGCTTCTTGTGTTTCAATTACCATGTAATAGTTCTGGAAAGTTCCACCTCGTTGGAAAAACCGTGCGACCGCAAATGCAAGATCTTCAACTGGTCTGTAAGGGGAAGGCTCTCCAAAACCAAGGAACCTAGTCGTCCAGGATATACAAGAAAGTGAGATAAATGCAAACTTAGGTAAAGTAAAAGAACCAAGAGACTCACCATCCACTCCAGTTCTCCGTCCACATCTTAGGTTTGTTGTTTGAGTTAGGAGTAAACTGGTCGCAGTAGAAACCGTTGCATGTATTGATCTACcaataaaaaaacaatcaagAATGTCTCATTCAAAACACTTTCCTATTTCAAGAAAGTAGTGGAATGTATAGGAAACTGACAATGGGATCAGGAGCATCTCCTTGTTGGCACATGTTCCAGGGTACACCAGTATCTAGTGAAAGAGCCATAGAAGCTGACCACTTCATATAACTTTTACCAGCAGCACCATAAGATGAATCAATGTTCCCGTATTCATTCTCAATCTGACAttcaaaatcatgaaaaacaaTTGAGAAAATTCTGAGAAATGTTATAGAATGAGAACATTTCTACAGAGGACAAACCTGGGAGAGAATGATTGGACCTCCTTGTGATGCATATAGCTTTTCTTGCTTCATTAGATCGACAATCTTGGCAGTGAACCGCTGCATTTCCGCCTGCAAACACATAAATACAAAACCATTATACATTTTTTGCTCATAGAAAAACTCACATTCAATGAACCACCTAACAATACCTTAAATGGTTCGTTGTCAGTTCGAAACTTAATTCCAGGAACAAAATGGAGCCACACTGGGAAGCCTCTGTTCCACAAAATCCACCATTTttaaaagaggaaaaaaatatcagtcaaatatttttaataaaatcccTAAAACTAATCAAAAACAGAGTGGTATCCGGAAGAAAAACCACATTTCATAATTACCCATAATTCCATTCAGCGCAAGCGTAAGGACCAATTCGTAGATGAACATAGAGACCAGCTTTAGCAGCAAGCTTCACAAATTTTACTAAATCATATCTTCCTTCAAAATTATACtgcaaaaataatttaaaaaatgaataacAGAGGAAATAAAATTTGGACAAAAAGAATCTAAAAGCACAAAACCCAAAAACAGAACCGACCTTGTTCTTCTCAGGCTCGTGACCATTCCAGAACACGTAAGTCTCTATAACGTCCAAGCCACCGTCCTTTGATTTCTGTATAAGGTCTGGCCACATCTACCCACAAATATCCAAAACAAAATAAgcaaaaattcatattaattattattataaaatcacatttacGTATATAATACACGTATGTATAGATGCTGTAACAGTGTAGTTACCTCAGGAGTACTGCGAGGATAGTGAATAGAGCCAGAGATCAGAATCTTCCGCTTCCCGTCGATTACAAGAGCACGGTGGTCGTACGTCACACTCGCCGCCGTCGCCGCGGCAGTCATCAtcacaagaacaagaagagaaaCAATCTCCATCTTCTTGCCTCTTACCATTTTCGCTGTAGATACCATCATCCAGTTTTCAAGATCGATATGCTTTTGGAATCTATATATAATGGCTTGAAGATACAGATaaggatctttttttttttgcttcagcTGTTGCTTCGCCGCTTTGTGTTACTGCattttcttattcttcttccttCCAGTAACAATCAACTAGacagatttataaaaaaaaaaaaccgagaaGTAAAATGTTAGAAGATAGACATTTGATTGCTTTCTTGATGAATTTTATGGATAAATCTCTGATTATTACCGCATTCTTTGCTTATTCTAAGGAAGAAAAATGGCGTTACGCGGATGGTTGATAAGCTATGCGTATACGTTTTGCATCGTCGTAGTCGTTTGGATTTTCCTCAAGAATAGTGGCGGGGGAGGGgaagatttaattaaaaaaagggACTGGTATGTAGTTATTAAAGTTTAGTTAAAGTTTTGTAGAGTGACGAAGACGCGCGTCTAGTAGCCTAGGCACGAAGCAAGTTATATAAAGGCGTTGTTGGGAGAGAAAGAGAGCGGAGGGTGGGCAGAGATCGAGTGCTTCTCAGAGTTGTCTGTGTTACAGTGGACCCATGATTTATTAGTTTGACAGAAGGGGGACACGTGGTGGTTAGTGGTCGAGAAAGTCACTGGAAAATGATGTGGCGAAGAAAAATGGTTAACTATGAGTCTATGACTTACGAGGCCTTTCCTTGCCAGTTTTGGGTTCTAATTAGGCGACTAttcaaagtatttttttttttttgaaaaaggcttAAACTATTCAAAGTATTTTGAGTTTTAAaggtttctattttatttttgtcgAAAAGTTTGCAGGTTATTATTgtatatttagatatttaaacttttattcGGAGGAATTTCCATATGATTTTCAAAACTATCTAATGATTAGATCATAAGACTAtaatcttttatctttttttcttccaactgagatattatatatataaataaagtacaAGAAAAGCTCACAACCGGTCCAACCAACATTACAAACTAAAGACCAAACCGTCAGACTCACAGAAAACGAGAACCAAATCCGCACCGGTTTTCATTCCCCACATGTGCGAGACCGCACAAAGAAGGAACGCGTGTCCACTGGTGAAGCTTTGTCATCCTCTACTGGTTGTCGGTCGCCGCCGAGATCGTAAACCGGGATCTCACCGAAATCGCAAGTCACCCACTTCCGTTTCACGAGAAGTCGACGTTGTAATTAAACAGAACCCATCCACCGGACTCACCGGAAACACAACCACGACCACCGGATTCCACCCCAACGACTATGTTGAATGTATAGGAACCGGAGTCATTCACGGAAAGGTCCGACCTTCAGAGAGCGTCCATTGGTTCCACTGAAACCTCCTCCAAATTCGGCCACCAACCACCACAAGTAACCACATCTTCCACAGCTCGAACACATCCGTGATAAACGAAAGCCGGCGACCACCATCCGAGAAAAAACGGTACGGCCCCAGAAACAAACGCCGGCGATGAACGGTGGAGAACCCACAGTCTCCCGGAGACCCAAAACCGGACCACCACCGAAGATATCGATGCATAGCCGGAAGCGAGAAAAATCGATGCGATAACTACGCACCGAACCAAAGCCGAGacaaagtaaaaagaaaaagaaaacagagagagcttttgccggaccggcggtggctagGAGAGCCCAGTCCGCCGGCCGGAATCGGTAAATCTTGTCGGTGTTTCTAGAGAGATAACGGAGAGAAATCTTGAGAgatgtttttatttaagttaactTGTTTCTTCACAGACTATAATCTTTTATCTAATTAAACCAGGAGTTCTTTTAATAAGGGATTATAATGTAAAAATTGttaccaattttttttccaacatgTATGTTGAATTAAAATTTGAGTATTGAAATATGCacttgataaatattatgattaTATCATCTTGTGTTCTGAATAAGGATATAAATgaatgataatttatatttttatgaatagtTACAAAAATCTGCCATCATTTATTGCTGATAAAACAAGATATTATAGATATAGACAGAGACCATATACAGAGAGTTCTAGTTTTACACAAATGAAAGATAAGTAACACCGTGACTACGATACCATGTCACAGTCCATGCGTTTACACCTCAAATCATTTAGGTGTATGAGTTGATCAATTTATCAagtatcaaacaaaaaaaaattaagtcaAAATCAATACACCACCACAAAATTTTGATAAGCCAAATCTCAGTAATGACTAAATGTTGGTTATTATCAGGTCATAATTCGAAtagaaaaataacataaattaaaggCTTATCGTGTGTGTGTGGTGTTACTGATGAGTGGTGACAATATCACCTCACCATCAGATAATGTTGGTTCCAACGACTTAAAAAGACGGATGCACTACTGTGTCATAGCTCGGAGAGTCGGAGTCAGACCACTACCTTCACCACCCACTGGaatctgttttctctttttataaagaaaaataaaatcatagtAAATCGACTTTCAACACGTCAATAAATGGGATATCTCATATCTGTCGGTGCGTCTGCTACTATTAATATTTGTCGTTTTCATTCCTTTTTGTTAATAATGTAAATGCTGGTATCTAATTATTAGTTTGGTTTCGATAGATGTTTATATCTGCCTATTATTATGAGTCATGAAAAACAAAGAATGAAAGTCAAAAAGAGAATGCATTTAGTAGATAAAAAGGACACCACAAATGTTCTTAATTCTTATTCAAAAATGAACTAATTTTTTATCAACAACATCAATTATGCTTATTTGAATTAGTTGATGACACAATAATATACTACCACAAACTACTAAACTACAACTTATAGACAAAAATCATGATTTATTATCAACTTAtcgtagaaaaaaaaatataatatcattaTATTATTAGTACATGCACCAAACAAAGCATAGTGGTTAGGTACGCAATAAAATAGGATTGTCACACTTTGTTGGTCATCAGTTGGGATTTTTGGTCATCAACCAAACGAACTAGGATTCATTAAcgcaaataaataaatcttatataataaagtagacTTTTTTATCTTCATAGGGGGAAAATGTCATGTGTCatcatcatttaatttttttttatattgagtcattaaaattatttatatgtaaatttatttaattaagatgTTGAGACCCAATTCCAAAAATTTTGACAACCAACCCCAATATTTTACATGCTTCTTTTTTTACTGTTATCGTGTATTCATATCTATGTTCCACCTGCAAAACTTTTACTGAATTATAACGTTTCCGTATCACTGAAACATGTTCATCAAGTCTGGCCATTAACTCTTTCATTGAAGATATCTCTCATGACgttgattttaaaaactttttccCTAATTTCATAGATGCTAATAAATAGGAATGCAAATAATCAAACTTTTTTTGCTTCACCAGATTCAACCTTCTGCTTTTTTACACACATATGCCGCCACAATGGTTTCATCCTACATCTTTCTTTCTAAGTTGAAGTTCGGTTGTTGCTCTCAGATGGTGGTTACACGTCTTTTCCGTCTCTGGAAAACATGCAATCTTAAGAAAGTAGAGGAGTTATGGGAGTTCACGAATGCCATCAAGAAATCTTATAACGAATGCCaataaaaatcttacaaaaatgcaattcatataaaatattcaacaacaaataaaatatttatattcaaataaaaaataaaatacaatttataacgTTAAACTGTTAATCTTAAAACAACAAATGCAaagttattgaaatttaatatgttttacatCAGAGACTTTActattatatacaaaacatattattgaaaaaacacaaacacaaaatatattaacctATAACCTATTAcgatataacataataaaacattaaataatgtTCTTAACAAATAGAGATGACCACATAATTACATCATCCAAAAAAATTTACTCAACaacaataaatatcaaaaaaatttaaaatttaatactaagATTTAGGATTAAAAATACACTGTACCAACTTCGAATGTATCTTTACGATCAATATACATCTGATTGGTTA is a genomic window containing:
- the LOC108810809 gene encoding beta-galactosidase 8, which translates into the protein MMVSTAKMVRGKKMEIVSLLVLVMMTAAATAASVTYDHRALVIDGKRKILISGSIHYPRSTPEMWPDLIQKSKDGGLDVIETYVFWNGHEPEKNKYNFEGRYDLVKFVKLAAKAGLYVHLRIGPYACAEWNYGGFPVWLHFVPGIKFRTDNEPFKAEMQRFTAKIVDLMKQEKLYASQGGPIILSQIENEYGNIDSSYGAAGKSYMKWSASMALSLDTGVPWNMCQQGDAPDPIINTCNGFYCDQFTPNSNNKPKMWTENWSGWFLGFGEPSPYRPVEDLAFAVARFFQRGGTFQNYYMYHGGTNFERTSGGPLISTSYDYDAPIDEYGLLRQPKWGHLRDLHKAIKLCEDALIATDPKITSLGSNLEAAVYKTSTGSCAAFLANIGTKSDATVTFNGKSYRLPAWSVSILPDCKNVAFNTAKINSATESTAFARQSLKPNADSSAELGSQWSYIKEPVGISKADAFVKPGLLEQINTTADKSDYLWYSLRMDIKGDETFLDEGSKAVLHVQSIGQLVYAFINGKLAGSGNGKQKISLDIPINLVTGKNTIDLLSVTVGLANYGPFFDLTGAGITGPVSLKSAKTGSSTDLSSQQWTYQVGLKGEDKGLGSGDSSEWVSNSPLPTSQPLIWYKTTFDAPSGSDPVAIDFTGTGKGIAWVNGQSIGRYWPTSIARTDGCVGSCDYRGSYRSNKCLKNCGKPSQTLYHVPRSWIKPSGNTLVLLEEMGGDPTKISFATKQTGSNLCLTVSQSHPAPVDTWISDSKFSNRTSPVLSLKCPVSTQVISSIRFASFGTPTGTCGSFSYGHCSSARSLSVVQKACVGSRSCKVEVSTRVFGEPCRGVVKSLAVEASCA